Below is a window of Malus domestica chromosome 13, GDT2T_hap1 DNA.
CTTTCTTTGTCATTGTTGTTTTGCCGGTATTTGTAAAGAATCATTTGCGTTTTATCGGCATCTGAAAAAAATTCTTTGAACCTCTTGCAGGTTCCTCTGTAATAAGTGCAAACTGATAATGCTTGTTGCACATATCAGTTTGTATTTTAATGCTTATTACGGCATATATCGTCAACTAAATCCTGTTCTTTCGTTTATTTCGGTGCTAAATCCTTTTAAATTCACGTTACTGGTGGATGATCATGTTTTCTCAAGGAGTTTTGGTAGCTATACGTTGAGCTAACAATCTCTCTCTTTAATCTCAGCCAAGGGACTTGGTGCAACCGGGTGACACTAGTTGGATTTAATCTCAACAATTGATGTCTGGTGAAACCAACCTGAGGTGTTTGCAGAATCATGCCAATTGTCGCTCAAGTTCCCGGGATGCGGATGTTGATCAGTAGATCTGCCAATTCGTTGCTGTAAATGCAGAAGTGAGGAACAAATTTAGCAAGCTTTGGTGAATGATGTaagcattgttctaaaaattctcgCTTAGGTGGCTGGCCACTGTCCCGATTAATTCTTAggggtttgaaaattaagaaagggcgccTAGACCGATTTCTAGGTTGGGACTCCCACttgtacaaaaaattaataacttaccCTTTGCGTTTTATTTTTTCAAGaaaatgtaagagacttgttgaattcTTGAATGAACGCTCATTATGTTTTAATACTCAATATGTATCCCAATACATTATAATTTCCaagtcattttattttgcaatttatgtataacaatacaattatgtattttttaaagtATAAATAGGCAGCTATTTATACAATATCTAATAAATATACTTAAATCCGTCTGGTCTGCATGGCCGTCTAGGCGCTAGGTCCTAGCCCGTCGCCCGACTAACCACACATGGAACGCACACACGAGAAAGGGATAAAACGCAAGGAACGCTTGCCGCTTCATTCTGTTGTGGCTTCTGTGGTTTCAGTAAAACTCAAGACCGTTGGAAAGCTAAACCCCAAATTCGGAGCCTTAACGAAGTTGTATAAGAAAACTTTACATTCGTATCAATGCGTTAGCAGAAAACGGAAAATTTGTTCTACTGTTTTAACAACAGCATTGCATGCCAGGGTTTTCTCCGTCGCCGCTGGAGTTTGTCATCCACACATCAATTAGTAGTCCAAATGAGCAAAATTGTTCACAATTCCACGCATCTGTCATTCGGCGTAAGAGAAATTCAACTGAACAACTTGTTTATTCCATTACAGAGATTAATTTACTTGCATATAATTCTTCTTCTgctaaataatattaacatTTCACAATCGCATATCCAACAAAACTTGTTCCGACGGAGATATGAGTTTTCAACAATCTGTAGAACGAGAAAATCTGAGAGTAACACAAATGTAAGGGGGAGAAGAAAAATCAGTGCTTCATATTCCTAAAATGGTCCTTATCTGGTCTGGAGGGTGCCTCGCCAGCGACTTAGGATCTGAGTAGCCATTTTTGGGATCCATAATTGCCTCGTACGTAAGGTCATATGCTTCGGCCAATGATTTAGCCACTTGGATACAAGCTTCAGAACGCAACTTCGGAACCTGCATCTGCTCAAATTCAGGCAGGGAACTTTCACTTCCCAAGACAAGCCCAAAGAAAGCCTTCAAACACTCGGAAAGAGATGCTGGAGAAGTGTCCTCTATCTCTACCAATGGGGTAGTGCCAGTCTCCTTGCTGAGTGAGTCACGGAAGTAAGTCATCTTCTGCGACAATCCACATCTTTTAAGGATCGTATCGACTTCATTTTCTACAAGGGCTTGCATGTGCTTATCTATCATCATCCCCAGGTTCTTCACATATTCCACTGCGACCTCATGCCCAAGCAATGGTTGTTGGATGGCACACAAACAATTGATGAGGAAAATTTTAGAGGATGTTTCACTAGACTGCACCAATCCATTAAACAGGCATTAGGACGAAAGCAGTGAGGAAGATTATGCACAAGTGACTCACGATCCAATTTATTTATCATTAAATACAGGACCTTTTATTTTCGAAAAATACACCAATTTCCCGTGTCATGGCTGGTTTTTGATAATCTAATATTTGCAGATAGGGTTCTAGTACCAAGGTCCTTTTTGTATATCTAAGATTCTAAAATCCTGAGGAAAGTATAATAATATCTTTGGTACCAGAATTTTCGGCTTTGTAGCAGAGCATAATAATCTCAGAAATCTAGTTTTTGCCTTAAAGCATAAATACAGAATAAAGCAATTGATCAGAATATTGGAGTGCGTCACAAAAATCTTTGAAACAAGCATGAAAAGAGGTAGTTACAGAAATTTCTAAGAATAAGACCCCATCATTGTACTTTTGGCtcatttggaagtacttttaaaatgattgaaagtgcttttagcgaaaatgtttttgggttctaaaagcactttaagtgcttttccaggattcacttgcatttttattaagaattggttccaaaaacattttcaccgaAAGTGCTTTcagccattttaaaagcacattttTTTGGTATAGATTGACATGGGATTCATCATAACTTAGCACCAGGAACAGATACAAACTAGAGTTGACGAGAATTACAACAAAATCTAACAGTAAGCCACGATATCCTAGGACTGGCTGGAGATTAATCTGAAATTAGAGGCTAGGAAAGTAATGAGAAAAGAAACCTGAGACGACGGGGCAGAATTGCTGCTGGACAATAGTGCGTCAACTGGTGATTTACCAAATTGACCTAAGTCAGAACTCATCTTACTTCTTCTTGAAGAGTGGCCAACTCCCTTGGACTTGTGCGCCTCTGCAGCTTGCTCACATATCTGCAATGGTAGAAGCAAGGAACTTAATTCAAcatatttaataaattaaacgTCAATCTCAGATCTCAATTTCTGACTGAAAAGTTAAAGAGACTAATTTTCACATGGAGTGCATCAGCACGGTTTTGAATCCCCTTAAATTGTAACATGATTAATAAAAGAGGTACAACGAAACAATTTTCTCAGTATGATGTTTCAAGATATGACTCCACACTGCGAATCTGCAACAAGTTTGGCTTCCAAGGCCAGGTGTGCCAACTTAAATCGTTTACAGGAGTGGTTCTACTAATATAAAAAGCAACTGTTTGAGGGATTACACAAACTCACAACAATAGGTGCAAAGCACTCAAAGGAAGTTCTCAGTAAGTTTGTTCTAATTAATGGGAATGTGACAGTTTTGAAGCTTCAAGCATGCCTAAAGACTAATGTCAATGTTGCTTTGACCATCATGAAACCAGAAGCAAgcttatcaatcatgccattcACATAACGAAATGTCCAGCACAACGCACCTTAACAATTGGGTCGAGTAAAGCAGATATGACTGGACCAAAAGAAGGATCTTTGCCTAAAGTTGGAAGCATCATGCTGTTATGAGTCTCAACTATTTCAAGCAACAGTGAGACTCCTTCCCTTACTGCTGGTGGAGGGGAGAGATCAACAGAAACAAGGGGAGGGTACCTCAAAAGCTTTTCCCCTCGGGTTTTCAGAATATCAAAGAAAGTTTTCTGAGCAGCATCTTTTAGTGTCCACAATGTATCAGATAAAGCTGTTTCTCTCCCAATAAATTCTGATACCTGCAAGTAGCATGTAGATAGACAGCCATATATtagggaaaaaggaaaagaaagccaGATAACATGTGGATCAACTTATTCCATTGATGAATATGAAAAGGCATCACTTACAGTGTGACTGTAGAACTCCAGGGTATTACTTAGTTTGTATGAAATTATGAGACTGGACTGGGACTGCAAAACTTGTTCAACTCTTACTTTAAATGGCCGGCAAACTCCCTCAAAAATTCTATCCATAACAAACATCAAATCAGATTCTGTCTTTCGAGAATCACTCTCAGGGATCTTGGAGAACTGGTTTCTGGTTGGACTTGTATCTCCCGTAGCATCTGGATCCAGTAACGCATAGACAAGTTCCCGCTCAGATGCTAAGGCCTGCAACAGGAGCAAGAAAAGACAGATGATGAATATAATTCACAAATGGAAATGCAACACAACCAAGATCTTTGTTTTCACACCTGATGCAAATAGCCTAGCATGTCCCCAACATATCGTAAGGGATCATGAGCATGAACTTCAATCGGTCGAGGCATTCCACCAGGTCCTCCACGTGTAAGAGCACTGATAAACCGTCTAAACAATGCATTATGCCTCATGTTTGCTACCTAGAAGATTCACTGACAAGTGAATAAGCAAGGTAATAGATAAAAGGGAGAAATGGTTAGCACAGAGAATCACCTCTTCTGCACAATACTTAAAAAGCACAGGCCTTTCCTTGAGGCAACGAACTGCTGTTTTCAAAAGATCATCAACTTGAGGATTATCAGAGTCACCAAGTCTTCTACATTCCGCCTGAACCCACCTAGAACACAGGAATAATTAAAGACTCATACATCATATCTCATCTATCCCAGCAAAATGCTAGtctcaaaattttgaaacaatTATACATATAGGTAATGTTCTCAGTTCTCTTGCCGTATCAAAGAATGTTATGTTGCCATATTGTAATCTTGGCCACGTATGTAAACAAGAATTCACCTAATTAGTGGTCTAGATTGACAGTCTTCCAAGATAACATGTTAGACCATTCGAGAAGAGAAATTTACCTCATACATACGCAAATTAAGGAAGAtggtaagaaaataaaaacctgCACAGGCGCTCGTACGCTCCCTCTTGGTAGACAGCCATCATATCCATGAGCTCCAGACCGGCACGCTGCAAGTGAATTGTAATTGAGTAAGTATCACCTTTCATGTCTCCTGGCTCCCGAAAATTTTTCAATGAGAGTAAAGAGTACCTGGTGATGAGTCCTCAAGAGCAATTTACAGTTGGCATGAATTTCTTGAACATGATTAAGCGCCTTGAAGAAGTTTTCATTCAGTTCTTCATCCCTCAATGCACTTATCTAACAAACCCAAATCAACAAATCAACCAACTGATTCAAATCTCAACACAAATCAACACCAAAACCCAAATCAACAACTAAATCAATTGATTCAAATCTCGcaacaaaaacccaaatcaaTCAATAGAATCAAATCTCAGAACTTATAAACGCAATTGGTTTGATGGATACCTCTTGATTAGAGAGCTGGTAATCGCGGAGGAAGCAAGAGACGATCTGCTGCCTCTGAGTGGTGACGTTGAGCTCCTGCTTGAGCCTTTCGGTGGTGGCGATAATGTCACCGGTGGTGGCGGTGCAGCTGCTGAGAGCGACGGCGATCTTGTCGCAGCTAGTGGACAGGGCACTGACCTCGTCCTCCACGCGATCCAAGGCCTCTTGGGCTGCCAGGGAGGCCTCGAGGAACTCGAGGTTGGTGGCGAGGCCTCGCTTCTCGATGGTGGATCGGAGGTTCCGTCGCGACTGAGGGGTATTTTCGGAATAGAAAGAAGAGAGGGTGTTGAGTGAGGCCAGCACATCGGGGGAGTCGGTGCGACACTCCAAGACCTTCTTCAGCTTCCGGGACAGTCCCGGCGCCAGCGTCGTCGTTCCCATTTTTAGGGGCAGTCAGGTGGCGGAGTGGTGGCAGAATGGCGGGAGATGGTGGATCCAGATTTGGGAGCTGAAAGCCTGGAAGTTGGGGAAGGCCGACTCTAGTAATATTATCGTACGTTTAATCATTCTCTCTTCAATTTACACCATAAAACAATGCTACCAACAGATTTTTCTGGCGAGACTATTCACacattttaatttgttaatttttatctatTGATCTGTCTAATTAATTTAATCCGATGGTCAAATATtgagaataattaaaaaaattcactgTTTCCTTCCTTTACAATTTGTGTTAAAGAGTCCTTAAAAATAAGAGCTTTAATAAAAGAGTTTTAGGCCaactttttctttaaaaaaaattcatctacAACTTTTATTTCATAAAAATGGCTTGAGATTTAATGAAAGGGTAGCGTTATTCGCACATCCCTTTTTACCTGCCACacattcttgttaatttttattcattgacattcttcaattcattcgattcgacaattgaaaattaagagaaattTGTGAGAGGTAAAAGATGGGTATGTGAATAGCACCAccttaatgaaaatgacaaaaataacaTACGATGGACCCAAAAAATTAAATCCCACGGGTTGAGGCCAAGCTCAACATGCAACATCAAATCTTTCTTCCAAGTTTGTTACTAACACATGTTAAACCAAAAATGTTAACACAACTTCACATTATTTACGAAATTGCCATCAAACCCAATAAgtcaaataaaactaaaaattacccaaaactaatttaattttgttgtgACATACGTTCTAATACATAttgtgattgtataaatcttAAGTAGAGATAAATTAGGGATCCTTTAGaatctagaagatctttcctaatagACTTTGTATTCCTTGGAAAACAAGTTTTTCTCCtctttattactataaataaaggcacaaggactAGGGAATTAATACACAATTCCCCAAGTCCATTccccactctctttctctccatgACGCACCCTTCATATAAATATAGGTCGcaacacattatcagcacaCTTTTCACGTTGTGCTAAAAAGAATTTATTCATCTTCAATCAGGAGAGTATTACtattcaattattttaattgattaaattttgattttcttgaattcatttacttttattgattcaatttatttttcttatgttgAACGCGATAGAAGCTTTGGAGATGGAAAgccgaaattaaataaataattttttgcatcaaaccagttcatcaatgtcatcacgcaatcaggttttTCCAAAACAACGGTCCTTATCTTGCtatttttgcagccctgataacatgaacattcaccataatgcataaCCCAACTTTAAGTTTTTCGAATTtaaattctacataaattgtgtatgcattagaATCATAATCTtattgaattatatgaattatattgaatatgcataaattgaattatatatgcatataattgaaAGACAAAAAATGAACTAGGGTTTCGAGAATCCAACCAGCGAGCTGCATGTTTTGAGCTGCATTGCCATAAAAAGACACACTTTTCACGCTATGCTAAAGAGAATTTATTCATCTTCAATCAGAGAGTAATACtattcaattattttaattgattaaatttttattttctttaattcattttgacacaccccgacctaatatcgaggcatgttggccgtcacttgagggtgacgtagccatgtgcacagtgcggaagcaataatgatataagaaatgcgaataaataaaaacaaccaAGTAGAGCACTAGATAAGGTAAGGTGTAAGTGCAATGATCATAGCATAAGTAGCCTGAGTGCAATCCAGTAGgacgaatactaattatacaataccaaagATGGTCCTACAATAGTGATAATTTGTCAGAACCACTGTCAATTCCTCATGAGCCACCAACGAGCactcctacctaaaacctggaggggcgcaaaacagaaagcgtgagtgggaaaaaacaaagcttttcaaaaccatttcatttatcaaaagtagtaacccctcgccgtaaaacctataTCATACCAAAAAAATAGCATATACGATTATATctcaaaatcatattcaaaataaCAAATCCACTGAATATACCATGTCAAATCTCATAAAGAAATAAGTAAGTCAGGTGCAATTAATCACTATGAAATAGTaagccagccggagtcacctaaagtgacctgtacggttGGGTCCACAACTCATCAATCAAAttctgcacacgagtcgaaaccacctaatgtggtttgtacaacaggctaggtgtaaataaatacgcttaaGTGCTACAGTcatgtgaaggctgtgcgaagtatcgcaagtcacctacgagttggaaccacctaaagtggtctatacgacaggttggcacctaccttggatcaaAGTTGAGCgtgtggtgtgggaggtgaacgatcacgtgaaggctaggccatGTCCTCGGgcgaagcactaacaccagggtgcaagATAATAATCTCAAAATATATCTCAGCACTAATGTACtcactaccatcaatatactcacctgaagcttatcTGAGCGTCCACAACGTCGAGCAACAATATGTATGTAACCATAATAATGCACAATTAAACATAAAGAGTATTTAACATGGCATTTTAAAGtataaaaccatttaattaagttttctgggacaaataccaagtatataaatatatactgaaaaccaaaagcccactcactgatatgtggaaggaTAGTAACCCCCGAGCCTCGCTTGACtgtgctcgtcctcaggataggtctcatctatatgcgaaacaattatttaaacgttatttttaagcacataaacaaaactaggtaataacttctcatacattgctcaattggggtatttgaatataccaccgtgacctaCTCAACCTGAGGAACAaccctatatttttagaaaaaatttccgacgTCTTAAGGGCCCTTACGTGCCGGCCAAGGCACAGCCAAACTCGCCGCCCATGCCCAAGCACGTGTCTAGCACACtaacggattccctaacggtgttagggaatattccattaaaatataaaatatgccGTTAAAGATACCTGACGCCtttagaatattccatcaactttgacggaatattctcctccttcttccttggttcgccaGAGTTCGGCGCCGGTCACCGTTGCGA
It encodes the following:
- the LOC103453780 gene encoding conserved oligomeric Golgi complex subunit 6; its protein translation is MGTTTLAPGLSRKLKKVLECRTDSPDVLASLNTLSSFYSENTPQSRRNLRSTIEKRGLATNLEFLEASLAAQEALDRVEDEVSALSTSCDKIAVALSSCTATTGDIIATTERLKQELNVTTQRQQIVSCFLRDYQLSNQEISALRDEELNENFFKALNHVQEIHANCKLLLRTHHQRAGLELMDMMAVYQEGAYERLCRWVQAECRRLGDSDNPQVDDLLKTAVRCLKERPVLFKYCAEEVANMRHNALFRRFISALTRGGPGGMPRPIEVHAHDPLRYVGDMLGYLHQALASERELVYALLDPDATGDTSPTRNQFSKIPESDSRKTESDLMFVMDRIFEGVCRPFKVRVEQVLQSQSSLIISYKLSNTLEFYSHTVSEFIGRETALSDTLWTLKDAAQKTFFDILKTRGEKLLRYPPLVSVDLSPPPAVREGVSLLLEIVETHNSMMLPTLGKDPSFGPVISALLDPIVKICEQAAEAHKSKGVGHSSRRSKMSSDLGQFGKSPVDALLSSSNSAPSSQSSETSSKIFLINCLCAIQQPLLGHEVAVEYVKNLGMMIDKHMQALVENEVDTILKRCGLSQKMTYFRDSLSKETGTTPLVEIEDTSPASLSECLKAFFGLVLGSESSLPEFEQMQVPKLRSEACIQVAKSLAEAYDLTYEAIMDPKNGYSDPKSLARHPPDQIRTILGI